CTGTGGCTCCGTGGGGCATTGACAAGTGTGTGGGCAGCCCAGGACCTGGGCTGTGCTTGTGCTGTTTGCTGCACATCAGGCTTTTCCCTCCCTGTTCCGCAGTGCTGTCCTGCATGAGCGGTGGCTGCTGCCAGATGAGCTATTGCAGCCTGCACCCAAGGGGCTGTTGAGCCAGGAGATTGTCTGTGCTGGAGCAAAGCTCCTAGAGATGTGCTCACCTGAGGAGTGCTCTACCTGCCTGGCATGCCATGCTGGGTGTTGGGAGGTGTGGGAGACTTCTGCTGTAAGGTTAGAGCAGGTAAACAGCTGTAGCAAGGCAAATTCTAGTGTGACCAGATCTGCACTACACCTAAGGAGGCTTTTGGGGATGTCCAGGATGGGAGTGATGGTGCAGTGACTTGGTGTTGCACTTCTTGTGCTGGCAGTTTGTACATTTGCACAGTGAACCAGAGTCTGGAGAGCAACACCCATGGGCAAAGATCAAGTTCTGGTGGAGTTCAACCTGTGCGTGCACAAGTGGTGCTGTATACTCTGGTACCTCTGAAAAGGCATCCCAGTGGCAAGCTTAGTTGGCTTGGAGATGTTAAACACTTTTGAGCTGGTGCTGCTTTAGCATCTGCAGCAGGTCTTGCTACTGTCCTGAGTGTGGTTTCCGCTCTGGATGTGTTCAAAGAAAgcctggaggtggcacttagtgccatggtctggctgatgtggtggtgtcaggtcataggctggacttgatgatcttaaaggtcttttccaatcttggTGATTCTGTGGAGTGGTGCTGAGATGGGGCTGCCAGGTGGTAGGTGAATCCCAGTGCCCAGAAGGGCATCTAGTCATTCTAGTCATCTCTTGGTAATGGTCTGGCAGTGTGGTTGTCCTCTGCTCACATGACCAAAGAGGTGTTGGCTGAAGTGTAGGTGTGTTTTGGCACATAGAGTTGACAAGTCGGAGCACTTGCATCTGACCTTCTAGGAAATGACTGTAGGTGGTTTTTAAAGTGCATACTAAGTTCCTGTCCAGGGCTGGAAGCATGGCAGCCGCAGGCTCAGGCTGCCCTCAGCAGTTTCCATGGCATGTTCCAGTGCTGGGGACTGATCAAGCCGAAAAATAATCCAGTCCCCAGGCATCAGTAGCTTGTCCTGGTGACCTTTCAGCAAGGTGGTTCCCTACTGCAGGTCCGTCCTGCAGCTGTGTGGGCCATGTGTCAGAAGGCAGTGTGAGGGCAGGAGTGAGCAGTCAGGTTAAGTTCCACTCTTGTGGCCATCAGCTCACTGCTCAGTTTGTGCTGGACTTGGTGTCCTGGGGGAACTGGTGTGCCTTCCTGAGCTTCTCCCCACATGCACACTGAGGGGAACCCCCTCCTAGGCTCCCTAGTTCTGTGGCACTGTTGCAGTGGAGCTCAGCATCTTTGGACGTAGAAATGCTTTTGGAAACAGACCTTCTCACTTAACCCCTCCCTTTTAGTCCCTTCTCTGAACTGGAACTTTCAGCTGTTGATGTGGTAAATGCTGGGGTGTAAATACAGACACATGTAAATATTGTCAGGTGTCAGGCCCGTGGTGTTGCTGCGTGATGTCCCTGCTGGGAACACAGCTGGGATCCCAGAGGTGCTCAGAACCAGCTCTGTACCCTGGGAGGTGGTGAGGCAGCTGGGACACCTCTGGGTGCCCCGTGAGCGTGGCCGGCctctgctgtgggcagagggaCTGTCCAGGGAGGCAAAGGAGCTGCCAGGAGGCTTGTGCCTGCAGCACCCCTTCCCATTCCTGTCATCAGTTCGGGTCAGGTTCATTTGATGTGTCTCAGTTAATTGTGCTAAAACTCCAGGGGTGATGGGCTGAGCCAGAACTGGTCGTGTCCAGTAGGCCCTGAAAGATAGAAACATCTGTGGTGTGCCCTGCTGTGAGCTCCTTGGGATGTACAGGCAGTGCAGTTTggggtgggaagcagcaggtacctctgccctggcagccccagggtGGTGAAAGGGTTCCTGCCAGAGGGAACTGGTTTCCTGTCTGTTGATGTGCTGGTGTCTACTTTGGGAATGGAAATGGTAAAGTTATCAGTCTGTGGTGTTTGAACATGGCCTGGGTCTGCAGACCTGTGCAGATGCCCATAGCCTGGAACATGAACTGGAACAGTGACAGACGTGTGTGAGACCTGATGGGAGGACTCCTGCTGGAGTGTGAATGGATGGGTCAAGCTCTTTAGGAGGGACAGGTGGGAAGCAGAGGTGGGGATGTCACCCTCTACACcagtgaccagctggagtccatgGAGCTCCACCTGGAGTGGATGAGGAACTAAGAGcttatgggtcagggttaaagggaagCCAGGGGCAGGCATTGTCGCAGTGAGAGTGCCACGGGCCACCTGGCCAGGCTGGCCAAGCAGATGGGGCAGCAGCTTCACCTCCACAGGCCCTGGTCCTCACGGGGGACTTCAGCCATCCTCTCTGCTGGAGGGAAAACACAGCaaggcaccagcaatccaggaagttcctggaaCGCATCTATTGCTATTTCCTTCTCTAAGTGGTAGAGGAATCAATGAgaagaggtgctgtgctggacattattctcaccaacaaggataGGCTGATGGCCAGTGTGAAGCTTAAGGAcggccttggctgcagtgaccacaaagTGGTGGAATTAAGGATCCTTAGAGCGACAAGGAGGGTacaaagcaagctcactaccctggatttcaggagagcagactttgacctcttcagggatctgcttggtagggtaccaTGGAATAAGATCTTGGAGGGGAGAGAAGCCCAAGAGTGCTGGTCAAGGGTCACCTCCTacaagcccaggagcaatgtATCCCAACCAAGGGAAGGCAGACTAGAATGTCAGGAGagctgcatggatgaacaaggaagTCTTGGACACTCTTAGATGTAAAAAGGAAGCCTAtagagggtggaagcaaggacaggtcACCTGGGAGGAGTACAAAGAagtctgagcagccagggatcaggttcGGGAGGCTAAAGCCCAGATTGGTGACAACCAACATGGCTTACCAAGGGCAAATTGTGGCAAAtctggtggccttttatgataGGTCTCAGTGTTGGTGGACAAGTggagagcaactgacatcatctacctggacctgtgcaaagcgtttgacactgtcccacataacatcctggtctctaaattgggACGATAGGGATTTCAAGGATGGACCACTTggcacagggctctgctctggagacaggctgagagagttggggtgttcagcctggagaagagaaggctccagggagaccttagagcacctttcagtgcctgaaggggctgcaggaaagctggggaggggcttgggacaagggcagggagggatgggatgaggggggatggattagaaatggaagaggggagatttaggttggacattaggaggaaatttttgAGTGTGTGGGTGGTTGAGACActgacccaggttgcccagagaagctgtggctgccccatccctggaagtgttgaaggacaggttggatggggcttggagtgacctggtctagtggggggtgtccctgcccatgcagggggcttgggaGTAGATGctccttaaggtcccttccaactcaaaccattttttgttctgtgatgAATCCCTGCCAGCAGGTTTTGGGGAGTTTATGTATGGTACTGGGCAGTGCAGTGGGAGGTAGGCCCTTGCAATGTGAGGTGCAAAACCTCACTGAGATCAGGGAATATGGGTTGGAACAGGAAACCCAAGGGAATTACAGTCCCTGCAGTCATTGGAGCTGTACTAGGAGAACACCCAAACTGGGTTTGGGTCTGTACAGCTCACCTGTATTGTTGGTTGGTGACCTAGGAGGTGTACAGGGCTTTGCTGGTATCTGTCAACATCCGTATGCCAAGGGCTAGGAAAAGGGTGTGCATGGAACAACGTGGCACGTGGGGCTTCAGTTTGAAGGACAAAACCCCTTCGCTGGAGACCAAGGACTGTAGGTTGGAGCAGGAAACCAAGGAGAGCCCTGCCAGACCTTCCCACCCCATTGGACTGTAGTGACTTACATGGGGGTGCTTGGGTTGTCACGGAGGATGTGGGAAAGGGACTACCCTGCTGACACACCTCAAGGAACACGCTCACCAGGCCTGGGAGCAGGCCCCCCTTTTAATATGTAAGGTCCAGTTGAGGTAGACTGACCTGGTTGTCCATGATCCAAGGTGGTGATGGAGCTGGtctgctcccagcctggagcagcaaagctgcctaCCCAGCCTGCAGGACCAAAGCAGAGCTATGCCCCACCACCTGGACACCAAGGCAAGGGAAGGATCCCTGCAGGCACTCCGAGGTTACCCTgatcctgcagctcccaggggagAGAGACTGGAGGGCTCAGTGCACCACAGTCGTCTGGGGAGGGAGCTGGTAGATGGACTGAGCTTCATGTTCCAGGAGGTAGAATGTGTGGTGGGGCAGTGCTGAGCAAGGAGAGCGGCTGTGGGAGCCTCTCGGGTTGTGCCTTGGAATGAGTGGTGTCAATGTGACAAAGCTCCTCTGCACACCCATGAAGGGACTCTGAGGCAACAGCAGGAGTGGAAGCCCTGGTCATACCCTGCTGGGCTACTCCAGGCCCATCCCAGAGGCCATCAGCCCATCCCAGACCCATCTGCACAAGCCCAGAACAGGGACACACAATGGTAGGTGGGACCACAAGCCAGGAACCCCGAGTGCCCTGGCCAGACCTTTCCTGGGGTTGTCCCAGCAGAGCCTCAACCATGTTGTCCAGCCATGACACACATCACTGAGCCTTGGGGAGCAGCTCTCCAGGTCACCCTTTGGGCTAAGGAGGCTGCTAGGATGCATTATGGGGTTCAGGGGAAAAGCAGTTTGGCATTGCACAGGACTTGATAGGATATTTACAGGAACCAAAGGTGGAACAAGAagagggttttgttgttttgaggAGGAACAATAACAGGGAATATAGGGGAAGGGGATAAAGGGAGTCAGCTGTGTGTAGGTAGGTGGCTGGTCCGCGTGCTTGTCTGGCCatgccctgcccagcacagtCCTGACTGGacagctgctggaagaggaCTTTGGCTCAGGGGTTGTGTGCCCAGGGGACAGGGCCTGGGCAGACCCTGTGCCAAAGCACAGCTACAGCAGGATCCTCATACCACTAATGGTACAATTATCCACCCTGTTTCACTAATGGACTTCGATCCTGTCAAGCCAGAGACAGGAGCAGGATGAGGCATTTGCTGCTGTCCGTGTTCATGTGGGTGCTCCGGTGTGACCTGTGTGGCCAGCCATGTGTTTGTACAAGCATGGACGTGTGCTCAGTGTGCCTGCTGGGGACACATCTTCAGCCTCCCTGTAGTTAGCTCTGGGGAcgtgcagaagcagcagcctcacCACTCTTGGGCTGTGACATCCAGATGATGTATTTTCTCAGAGGCCTGTCAGCTAGGTTTTTAAGGTACTTGACAAACATTTGTTCCTACCATCAGCATCTAACAAACTTTATGgcttctttccatttttataggaaaaaacACCACCCTGCTCCAGACACTGAAACTTGTCAACTGATGGGACAAAGAGCTGAGACACTTGCCTGTACTAGGACACTAAAACATAGGGTTTAGCCAAAGACAATTTTCCCAACGTGGAGGCTTACACCTGTCAAACCCTGTAGCATTCTGGGAAGGCTTTTCTATACTTCTTCTCCATTTCCAGCTTTTCACACATCATGGTATTCCTTTTGACTTCTGCAAGCTAGCTCTGgctctgccttctgcttccCCTCATGCTTTGGTTTGGGTTACCCAGTGAAAGCTGCTGGCTGTAGGTTGTTCTGCATTTCTGCCTCCAGCTTCTACTTGGAGGCTCCTCTTGGATGGTGTGACTgacctgctttttctttctcttttgctgtaTCTCTCTCTCCCCAATCTGTCTCTTGCATTCTCCATTCTTCCCACCTCCATTACTGCAGGTTCATCATGCCTAGTGGCATATAAAAAGACTCCACCTCCTGTCCCACCTCGGACCACATCAAAGCCGTTCATCTCTGTcactgtgcagagcagcactgagtCGGCACAGGACACCTACCTGGACAGCCAGGACCACAAGAGCGAGGTGACCAGCCAGTCAGGACTCAGCAATTCTTCAGACAGCTTGGACAGCACCAGGACACCCAGTGTGACGAGAGGAAGCATCGTGACTCCAGCACGAGAGACTCCAGAGTTACCCCAGAAAAATGCAACTTTGAAAAGTGATAAGGGGACTCTGACTAGTGAGGAGCCTAAAGTGGAGAATATCCCCAAAAGAAAGTTGTCGTCAATAGGAATACAAGTATGGAATTGTTTGTTCTCCTTTGTCCTAAGGAATGTCCTTATCCCATCCATTTAGCCTGTGCATTTTGTGTGACCAGGTGTGCATCTGAACTCACCTAGAATAGCAAGAGAAACTAACTGCCTTGTCAGACTGATGTCCTGTGTTCCCAGGGGTGAAACACAGCAGAAGCTTTCCATAAGACACCAGAAAGGCCTGAGTTCTTTTTAGTacaaaatttaaatgtttcataaagCAGTGGGACCATATTAACTGGGTGAGTCCCTCTGAAGAGGCCTTCTGCTGCTGAGGGTTGggcctgtgctctgctctgtgtgtgttacTGAGCATCAAGCTGCTCCTTGTCCATCACGGGACAACTTTGTTCTGAAAGGTGGGCCTTCTATTTGACATCCATGTGGTGAGGACTGCTGCAGTGCAAAATGGTCCCAGGGCTGTAGGAGGGAGCAGTCCCTTGCTGCACATCGTTCCCAGCAGGTGGCTGCTTCTCTTGCTGGAAGCATTTAACTCTGTGGAAATAGATGGAAACGAGCTGTTGATGATAGTCAAATGAGGACCCATTGAGTAGTGTAAATCTGTGCTTTATTCAGCAAAACCGAAGTCACCTGCCATGCTACACTCTTCTTGTGGGAAGACTTCCCAGGTGCAGGTGGCTGACTGCTGGAAGCACTTGTTCTGTGCCAAAGTGCTGGttccagtgctgcaggcagggacttGAGCACTTGGGCAAGTCCATGTCAGCTGCCACACACACAGTTGCTCCCTCAGGGACATGCAGCCCTTCCCATCCTGGGGAACCTTCCCCAGGGGTGGGAGGCAGAGCCAAGTGCTCTTAGAGCAGATTCCTGGCAGGATCCAGTCTTGATGTTCACCTGGACCTGAGCTTTGTGCCTCTCCTTAGCCCACCCTCCAGTCGGCATGTGGTGTCAGcatgctgtgtgtgtgtgcagcactCCTGGTCTACTAATGTGAATTCCAGCAGCAAGTTCTTGTGTCTGGTTTTGTCTGtatcttttctgtttaataaGGTTGACTGCCTTCAGCCAGTGGCAAAAGAGGAGCCTCCTCCACCAGCCACGAAATTCCAGTCCATCGGGGTACAGGTAGAGGACGAGTGGCGGTAAGTGAAAGACACAAGTTTTGTAGTTTCCTTTCTTGTCAATTGCATTTCCCCCAGTTTCACTTagaccttttttcccctccttctttTCAATATGAGTGGTGTTGAATGGGGGCCTGGGGAGAGCTCTCCCCCACAGCACAGCCGGGCTGCAAAAAACACTTGTTGTGTAAACAGGCAAATCAATGGGagtttgaaattaaaaacaaataaatgaaagtaCAAGATGTAATGATAGATGCACATCAGTCCTCTCGCCTGTACAGCCTGGTGAAGTGAGCAGGCAACCTTATAATTGTGTCTGTCTGAATGtgtggtgtgtttgtgtgtgaggaggggcagggagggcagggggagccTCATCTGCAGGCATCAGGAACAAACACCTTCCACTGCCAGGGTGCCAGGCTGGCCAGGTTGAGTTCTgctatttcatttttgcttttgatCTTTCTAGAAACAGCCAGCCTCGCAGCATGTCCTCCAAACAGGACACAGACTCTGACACACAGGAACCTAATAACTCTACCTGTAAATCATCTGAGAGAAGCCTCGCTGAGTGCCCTCAACACAACAACTCCGTTGGTGTTGATGCCCCTACCAGGCAACCAGCCAAGCCCTCACAGATAAAGAGAAACATCTCCTATGGAGAAAACAATGACCCAGCCCTGGagccttcctctctccctcctcctgacCCCTGGCTTGAGAcatcctcctccacctccccatCAGAGCCCACACAGCCAGGAGCCTGCCGGCGGGACGGGTACTGGtttctgaagctgctgcaggcGGAGACAGAGCGGTTAGAAGGCTGGTGCCGCCAGATGGACCAGGAGACCAAAGAGAACAATCTCTCTGAAGAAGGTAGGTGTGGTCAGCTTCTGGACACTAGGCTGTGGCCAGCCTAGCAGCTCCTCCCTCCAGGAAGAGTTGTAACTGAGTATTGGATCagctttctgcagtgaaataaCCCACAGAGAGAACATGGAGTTGAATGTGGGACAAGGAACACTTTTTCTTTGGAAGGGACAAAGCAGCTTCCTCTAGCAGAGGGGGTAAGAAAGAATCCTGTGATGCAGCATGTAAGACTTCCACAGGATGGTGCAGCTTCTGACCATTCAGAAATGATGAAAGATTTAATCAGATTGcttccagggaggctgtgggatCTGTCTCCCTGCCTAACCCGTTGTGCTCAAGCAGGCAGGTTTAGTTGGCAGTGGGGCAGAAGGAACATGACCTTGGATCTTGTTTGACCTGTGGAATTGGTGGACTCCTCTTTACAGAAAAGAGGTTTCTTCATGTGAGAAGGCTTCACTGAATTTCACTAAATACATCAAAAGCACATGCACAGAGAACAAAAGGCCACTTGATTTTATTGGGTTCAATCCCAATTGGGCTTGTTCCATTATTTCCAAGAGTTGGCAAAACTTGTGCTGCTTGCAGTGAAAATCAAGCCTGTGGTGCATACAGAGGGACAGAAATGGGTGGCTAGGCTGCAGAGGGCAGgatctttgttttttcagacCTGAGAAAGGTGAAATGATGGTGGAAGTGTTACAGCTCACAGTCACTGCTGGGCTTGGGGAGCTTATCTCTAATCCTATTGCACTAAGAAGCTGCACTGGCTGCCAAGCTGGACAGGCCGTGCCAGGGCTACCCCTGCCTCAGGGGATGCCCTTGTTTTGCCTGTGGCAAGAGTGCTCTGCCAAGAACAGACACCAAGACCAATGTGGCATTAGATCTGTGATGTCTAAGAGCAATCTCTGAGTAGATTCTGTAACTGGGAGCTTGGTGGGTATGCAGAGAGCCCAGTGTACACATCTCACCAAGCTCTAGAAGCATTCAGAGCTGCCTcagcaggtgcagcagcagACCAGGGAGAAGGTGAATCAGTTCATCCCTGTTCATGGTGCACCTCTATGTGCTGTGGGCCCCTCAGCCAGGCCTTTGGAAGGGAACAGCCCATGCAGTGTCTTTCCATTAATGAGCAGAGGAATGCTGCCATGGTCAGAGGCTTCTTGGAAAACCCACTAAGAGCAGCATGAAGTCCTGGCCATTAAAAGCCCTAGCCTGCCAGTGTTTTAATCCCTTCTGGTAAACAGAGGTTGGGGACAGTTCTGTCCCTTGCTACCTCCATCTCACACATGAGTGAAAGAGGGGGTTGAGATCTGCAAGCAGGTGCCAGCACATCTGCTCACTGAGAGCAGATAGTTCCTTGAGGATCTCTGAAACACCTTTTCTAATGACTCAGGAGTGTTTCTTTGCTTCAGAAACACTCAAGTTCATTGCTGCATTTAATAGTCTGTTTAACT
This sequence is a window from Apus apus isolate bApuApu2 chromosome 15, bApuApu2.pri.cur, whole genome shotgun sequence. Protein-coding genes within it:
- the DLGAP4 gene encoding disks large-associated protein 4 isoform X6; this translates as MALCLELLRQCSSCLVAYKKTPPPVPPRTTSKPFISVTVQSSTESAQDTYLDSQDHKSEVTSQSGLSNSSDSLDSTRTPSVTRGSIVTPARETPELPQKNATLKSDKGTLTSEEPKVENIPKRKLSSIGIQVDCLQPVAKEEPPPPATKFQSIGVQVEDEWRNSQPRSMSSKQDTDSDTQEPNNSTCKSSERSLAECPQHNNSVGVDAPTRQPAKPSQIKRNISYGENNDPALEPSSLPPPDPWLETSSSTSPSEPTQPGACRRDGYWFLKLLQAETERLEGWCRQMDQETKENNLSEEVLGKVLSAVGSAQLLMSQKFQQFHGLCEQNLNPNANPRPTAQDLAGFWDLLQLSIEDISMKFDELYHLKANSWQLAETPERKEEKKPPPPVPKKPAKSKSQLNRDKASDSDKQRQEARKRLMAAKRAASVRQNSATESADSIEIYVPEAQTRL